gctgtaatgtaatgcagaggctgtaatagaatgcggaggctggtagtatggaggctgtaatataatgtggaggttgataatataatatggagactttattttaatgtgaaggatatgatgtaatttacaggctggtaacatggaggctggaaaatgaaaagcaccagcacttctgagctcagccaatcagaggtggagggcggggcctggagttcaggaacagccccgcccccagttctctttcaggtccgcccatgctccatataaaggagggctctgggctgagcagtcactgctctctgctcctcacacctagaagatgtctggtcgcggtaaaggagggaaagggctcgggaaaggcggcgccaagcggcacaggaaggtgctccgtgataacatccagggcatcaccaagcctgccatccgccgcctagctcgcaggggaggcgtcaagcgcatctccggcctcatctatgaggagactcgcggggtgctgaaagtcttcctggagaacgtcatccgggacgccgtcacctacaccgagcacgccaagaggaagaccgtcaccgccatggacgtggtctacgcgctcaagcgccagggccgcactctctacggcttcgggggttaatgctgccgcctccgtcctcacagcacaaaggctcttctcagagccgcccACATCTTCCCGGGGAGGAGCTACGATTCCACTGAGGGGTTAACACCGCCCG
The sequence above is a segment of the Bufo bufo chromosome 4, aBufBuf1.1, whole genome shotgun sequence genome. Coding sequences within it:
- the LOC120997511 gene encoding histone H4-like, whose translation is MSGRGKGGKGLGKGGAKRHRKVLRDNIQGITKPAIRRLARRGGVKRISGLIYEETRGVLKVFLENVIRDAVTYTEHAKRKTVTAMDVVYALKRQGRTLYGMSGRGKGGKGLGKGGAKRHRKVLRDNIQGITKPAIRRLARRGGVKRISGLIYEETRGVLKVFLENVIRDAVTYTEHAKRKTVTAMDVVYALKRQGRTLYGFGG